Part of the Porites lutea chromosome 14, jaPorLute2.1, whole genome shotgun sequence genome, gttttagtcagaacTTAGCTATTTGACTTGTTCGGGCGATTCTTGTTTTTGAGTTCACTCGTGCACCTCGTGAATAAACTACATTAGAGCCGCCGCACCTAGAAACTGGCTTTGAAAGATTGTGCTAGCattatttttggcataattcgtcACTACGAGCGTGCACTTTTGGCTAGTTTCATGCAGCCAATGTTTTTTTGGGCTGAGATCAGTGTTCCATGCAATTTTGAGAAACAAAGTCAATCTTTTGTCTGCTTATTGTCACATTCATGGGATCTATTAAAGCACTTTCAATATACAGAGACCCCAGGTGGCTACAGTTGATGTTATTTTTTGGTATCTTTTCCTTGTAGTGGAAGCAATGAAGCTGTAAGACATCCAGTTGCTTCAGCGAGAGCGCTCACGGAGCAAGGGGTAGgtgacatttttcttttttaaagactGGCTTCTATCAGCATGGTATTAGTCTTCGAGACCTACACTAGACTGCTGAGAGAAAGAGTTCTTTCCGGATCCAGGTTCTCAGTGGTATAGACTTCAAGTACTCTCTAATTTTATCACAATAGAATGGGGAGAGGTCACAAAAGCTGTACCCAGTTAACTGTTCTTAAATGATGAATCTGTGTGTACTCAGCAAACACTACACAAAAAACGGATCAGTTAGTCCCCCGCGGTTGTACTTTAAGTTGGAACTTTTGCGTGggaatgtgccgctgggaccttAGAACCCCTAGCTTATACCAGACCTAGTTCACCTAACTTTGCTATCCTATACTTGACCAAACTTCTCAAATCCCTTCCTATCCTAGAGTCGcttttttccagaaactactgggGTCATCGCTTTCTTTGCTAATAAACTGAGTTGCGGGTAAATTTAATTTTCcgatttcattatttttctagTGTCAGTCCCCGTTTTTCCCAGTCCTCGACCAATTGACCAGTTTTTCCTTGGAAATGATACACCCTATTCTAGATCCAAACCAGGGGTGTAGCGTCCATACACGCACACATGCCCGTGAGAACACCTGCACTGATCTGTATAATATCAGTACTTTTTCCCTGATTTCCAGGAAGTATTTTAATCATTAAATCGGGATTACTGATAAATCTCTTTCGCATTATAATGGTGTCTTTACCCTTCTGCAGGGTGGACATCTCGCCCTTTGTTTGTAACCCTTGATGGCGTCAccgttttcccttttttccgTTAACATTGCACCCTACCGATAACACTAGAGATGTAAATTAAATAACTAAACATTGCATTTTCCTCCGTATATATTTACTGAAATATCCTGCCAAATACGTAGGAAATGGCTTTTCTGAGCCCtaaatttgaaaacatttccGGTGGAGCATGTCCCCAGACCTCCCTAGTTTGCAGTACCGTCGAAGGTCCAACCTTTCTTTCCTCACGCTACGCCCCTGCAAACTCCCTGATTTCTGCACCTTATCCCAgactaaactgcttgaaaaccatacccttcacagcggcacatacctatgaGCCCATATATAGTAGTACTCCCCAGTCTATGTccttctaagaaaaaaaagaatctttatCATTTCTTTTACTTACTGCAGGCGATTGTGTGTCAACCCACCGAGGAAGTTGATCATCCCATTCATGTGAGAGAGCTGAGAGAAGAACAAAATCCTCAACAGCCTGGTGCCATACGAGGGACTCAGAATGGGCTGATGGGTCCCCAGGGTATACCACCTTTGGTAGCTGTGGTATCAAGATACCCTGATCTCCTGGTGGAGCTACCTGTGAAGGTTATCCAGTTGCACTCAGGGAGTAGCCAGGCGATGCAGTATaacgcttttgacatgcaaccATATCGTGAGCTGGACAGAGGAAGACTGCGGGTCAACGAGGGGGCAAGACCACAAGCACGCCAGAATGGAACCAGGTACTCTGTCGAGGAGACCAACCAATTTCACGAGCAGGCCCAAGAAGATGAACGCATGGGTGCAATTTCTCTTCCTCTGCAGATAATAATTAACAGGTTAGTACGCTTACGGTGCATATGGCGCAGCTGAGGGTCCGTACCTAGTAATCTGGTGAACCTGCCGAGATGGCAAATTTGTTGCAGTTCAATTTCTTTTGATAGTATACTGATGTCTGATTAGTTTACGCGTTAGAAcctcttttttatcttttggtTCATCATCTCAAACGGTCCAGCGGTCCGTTCCTCTCCAAAGATCCAACATTAATTGACTGGCTCAGAAACTTGTAGTTGTTTGCATTCGGGAAAGAGGTTTTAGTTTTGCAGATAACATAATAAAAGTATAAGTccacaaaataaaatggaatggTTTGTTAACTAGGACGCTGGATCTTAATCGTTcttcagattttgatttgaGTATTTGAATtccgggggaggggggcactccccataatggcctatacgggcaggctccgcccgaaaggggtacctttttcaggcctcaggtatatgaaagggtagggattttactcgttgaagtatatgaaagggtagggaaatctcaGCCTAGTCTCTAGTCGTTCTCTCTTGatccgttgtccgcgcgaagtctgggagAGAGCGggcggtgacgtcacagctcatggTAGAGTTCAGAAAGGACCGAGCCGAAAACGCCTGGGGACTAGGCTGGGGAAAtttgtcatttgggtctgtgaaagggtccaaaagggctaacagatgaattttatggctttataaagtcgagaaaacgttctatttggTTCCTATTGAAAAGACAAGCAttaacagcagttaaaaggatgtaaagttctaaacaaggtatgtgaaaatggtaccatttgtcaatagaaggtatacgaaagggatacttttttcgtgaaaaatggtatataaacgGGGTatggggttggacctcggggcggagcctccccgtataaaaatttgttaagtACCCCACTCCGGAATTTGAATTCGGGGGTTTCGAGAAACGAGAAGGTTAAGGTCCCTAGTGGCGGGGATTGAGGAGAGACTATATTTGCTTCTATAACTTCGATAATCCTCTCAGTTACTTCTAATTCTTTGTCCTGCGAGTTGTAATGTATGTTTTTCTTACATATTCATTATTTTATCTTCATATTACATGGGTTTACAACAAACCAACTAAATAATTTGTAAGCTCAATTGGTTGGACTGCGCTCTACCGACATCCCAGAGGTCCAAGCCTGAAATTGTTAGGCTTTCTTCCCGCAACTGCTTTGTAAAAGTTGCTTCCTagtaaaatgattttctttacatttaattcTCTATTCCGCAACAGTTCTAATATATGTTCATACGTTCATTATTTGATTTGTTAGCCACtgtttcaaattctttttttctttttggcagaTATTAAAAATTGCTCATGAAAAACCACACTCaacattttacagaaaataattataacaaaatgaTAAGATGATTTTCATTTCCATAGGTTAAGTCCTCCAGAGCCAAAGTCATCCATTGGTCAGAACTGTGGTGGAAAATATATTTGGAAGATAGAGCATTTCTCTCAGCACCTCCAGGATGCTCTCAATGGAATAATAACATCACTTGAGAGTCCTCCAATTTACACAGGCCTACAAGAATACAAGTTCTTCATGCGCATATTCCTAAAAGGCGTTAATGGTGGAGATGGAAGACACATAGGCCTTTTTGTTGGCATGATGAAGGGAGAATACGTTACTGTTCTGAAATGGCCCTTCTGTGGACGAATCTCTCTCACCATCAAGGATCAAAGCACTGATGTTCATGGCTTCCGCAACGATATCAGTGGCACTTTCATGGCCAATAGAAATCCGGGAGCTTTTCAGAAACCTGCCGCCGCCGAGAGCGGATACACCACCCTGTATGGCTACGCAGAGTTTGCGCCCGTCGCCACGGTTTGTACCCAACAGTACTCTAAAGATGACACAGTGATGGTCAAGATTGAGATCCATAAAAACATCTAAACCGTCATTTTCCTTCTAAGGGAGCGTAACTTCTTGGCTGTAAAAACTCCATAAAAGAATTTTTACGTTTTATAAAACAACATATGAATACAACAGTCAAGTAGAAAAACTGCAAGAATGATAGCCACTAGTTTTGTAATAACGTTTTTATACAGAAATGTTAGTGCATTTAAATATATAGCCGCTATTGTATTAGTTCTTAGATGAGTTTATAAttctttgtgatttttttttttacaattctaCTCAATACTTCTTTAGTAATGATATGTCTAACGACAAAAACTATAAACTAAAACTATACTAAGAGCTTATGCCAGTCCCGAAGGAGGGGTACTTCCTAGtaataggctaatggggatgcGCCGCTGGATGGAGTCACATGTTTTcatgactggattgactataatggggttgcattaTTATTAGAGTTACTAGGATGGGATAGCATATTTTTGGGCTTTGGGGAATCTGAAAATTCAGGTAGGTAGGGATTTAAAAAATGGTAAGATTTTTACTTCTTTAGGTTTGACCTAAAGTGTCAATTCCTTTCAGGATGacctacagtgaaacctctattaagcggacaccttcgggaccttcccaaatgtccgcttaatagaaggtgtccgcttaatagaggttgtaaaaaattgcgcaatgttttgtaacgatcaacattcaacggttactctgtactgtggtaaagttgcatgttgttaaagaagttATCCAGAGTTCAAATTCACTACCTTTCATTactaactttaatttgtttgtaaatgcaaaaacattaactgacttcagtacgtatttcaaggacgtaatccaatactactattgtcaattcagtccgatGTCcgcttaaaggggctatgtcagctggagagcatgcgctctgagaTTATggaaattactttcaactgtcaaaattctattgtttttaacgcgtgactttctccatgtgcgctctgaggttatgcaaattactttcaactgtcaaaattctattgtttttaacgcgtgactttctccatcttctctgtcacgtccaaggctccgaatttagagaggttaacaagcgaaatgggtttagataaggggtatttcgatagaattcacggaacgttttttctctggttatgctagatcaagaataaaattgtgacgacaattttacttgtagttttgaagtaaaaacgcatgccattcataaaatagagcgcaaacaaaaattcaacaacaacatattgtcttattcaataaaataaatcgaACAGGCTgatcgaagttgtattttacaaacgaactacaaaagacgctagaccgaagataaagaccaacactgtttcaaatcattaacaattagacttgtctgtcgctagtgattttataatttagatgctgatagaacaagagacatcaagtctttgttttgatcttagggaaacatacattatcgcgcaaaattgttcgatcgtgccgaatcaccgcgacgtcgagaaaaacagaaccaagcatcattggtatactactccactataagcaggccgttgataaaaagggaaaataaactctgctattttccaaaaatatgctcgaacacaaacagttcaaaaacatgacatttacaggatctaactcgtactaacgtgcctctctaagtccgttgagaacaacctggacgagcaaacggtcgtgtttatctttgctgtgaatccagataaatacaagaaggaatctagccgaattttataatgttttcttcgccaggagtttagtttcgtcacgaaactcatggcctgatgctcttgtaatcgtttacaaaaaacggccaccgccaactcgatagccgcttcattatatgtccacatactttgagcacaagaaaaatccaagagccagcagcctctaaaataactcaatagaaaggttctgtgaactatagggaagattccatcaaagattccatcgCTCACtgtggagtagccgtcattaactctgccattacaacggccgctgataagaggtcacagtaaatccacgtaaaaacattccacaggcgaataatttcaaaataacgccaaaaaatcattctgtaatcaccatagaacgattcttaatacaaaacttcgctatctatcgaacgatggctgagatttagacagataaaaacagccttccaaaatctccgacagaacttgaaaaagttgggctgtctttttcaagtttgttttcattggctcgcgcatgcgtgtggggtgacatagcccctttaatagaggtttttaacaatagaaattggCCAAATACAACTTAGTTTAGTGTCctcgtccgcttaatagaggtgtccgctgaataggggctcgttataaagggaaatatcagaCGCTCGTTTCGGGACcaggcttagtgtccgcttaatagagggtgtccgcttaattgagggtccgcttaatagaggtttcattgTGGTTAAAAGGCTTTACAAGTAggatgcataaacagaaagcGACTAAGTTGatatcgcgaaaattacattttcccaaaagtgactaagatggagTCCATATTTGGctacagaatagactataatcgagtaggggttctgagaggccagcggcacgtAACCAGCagaaattaacccaagtaacccccTCCTGGGGGGAGCCAGTAATCGACTCCTGTTAAGAGTAATCAGCATCAAATTCACacttttttatatgtttttgtaaAGTCGGTTAAAGCGGTTACCGACCCTAGCTTGTGTTGATGTGCAGTCGAAAGAGATCTCTTAAATGCTACACCTGCAATAGCATGCGAACGGCaaacgtttctcctcgctcatcgccgctgatgGACCTttcgttcctcctcgcgaaacgtcacTCAgtggcgatgagcgaggagaaacgtcagccgttcgcaggctacacaTGGAAATACCTACAATAATCGTTTTAGTCTTAGCCGAAATGGTTAACTgcatagtctattttttttttactagaaaATCACCTTGTTTATCGTTATTTTTGCGAGGCAGCAATGACCGTGATGTTCATATATGAATGGAAATGTGTAACACTGGTTTGCATTCATACTAATATCGCATCGATTTGAATATGATGCTGCGTAGTTACAGAAGGTGATAATTGTTTGTTGATGTAGAAGCTAGGCTGGACGTTTGTGTAGGGATTGTAGGGTATCAGAGACAGAAGTGAAAGTTTCCAGTTATTTTCTCACTGAAGACTTATATTCCACAATGTAGTCATAGTGTATAGCTGTAAATTATGAAGGGGGTGGCGAAAGGTTTTCTCAGATATAAAATGCCACgtcattttaaaaacatcgGCACTTGTCATTTTATGTTCCAATGAAGGAGGTGAAAGCGCGCTTCCGTCTCTAGGGAGTGGTGCTTGCCGTGGAGATATTTTCTATTGCGAAAAGGTTTGATGGAGATGATTTAATACCATGATTCTCCTTTAAAGACTAAACTTTGCTTCTTTCGCCATCCCTattttaaacaagaaaaaggCTTTCGTAAGTTAAAAAGTGAGTAAAAAACGCTCACCTATTGTGTAGTATCGCTTGTAGTGTCTTAAATCAATAAAGCAAACGTGAAACGTTACgcattatttcttttattattcgAACTGCACGTACAATTGATTTGATAATATAAGAAGCTTGTTTGATTTCAGTCTGTTAGTTGGCCATCAATGACCAAAGATCAACATGTAAATAGTCCCTGACTTCCCTTCTTCTTTCAtccttttttttacagaaaagattCGTCCCAATGATCCCAGCTCACCCCATCCCGTCCGGGCCCCACCTCACTCCACGCTCCGTTTCTCACAGTTCTTCCAAACAAGTTCttaggaaaaaagaaacagtttatGGTAACTAAGTAAATACTACTTCATCTGTAATATAAAGGCCAGCAGTCCTTTTCACCGCCAGGGTTCAAGACATGAGTTCCGCTAGAGCCCACCGTAcctcgaaattaaaaaaaaactttgacacTTTTgtagacaaaagaaaatatatattaatataATCATGAGACTAGGGTAATGGTCACCAGAACCAAGGCACGTATTCTGGAAGGCTTCCAGACGAGGAAACTGACAGGAAACAAGGGAAACGTGAGGTATAATGGGATGGAGAAGGATGGTCTGGTGGCTCTCGGGGACGAGAATGTGGTTTCCTTCAGCtcaaataagggggggggggggggggggcggtgcgGGGTTCACGTTGGATGGTGGGGTCTTCCCTTCCAAGGCTGAGGTGTTTCTATTGTTGTTCAACCGTACGGCTAGGACCATTTCGGGATGAAAAAATAGtccatgaaaaaaacaaaatcctatAAGATCTTTTATAACAGGCCAGGAGCCCATGAACAGGCCTGTTTGTCCAGATGTTTCCTTTTATGATTAAAATCTTGCTGCATAAAGAAGAATAGTGCATTTATTGTAATCTCTAAGCCTTTTCCTTGGctgtgggagatctgggtacgagattacatTTAAGTATCATTTGCGGATATATTTCTCCTTGACGATTGACTTTGTTACATTTTTGCTCAATTTTGGAATTTTCTCACGCAGCGAATCTTTACATACCCGACTATCCTACGAGTAGCTGTGCCCCTCCTCCACTCCCGCAGAGAAAATGGGGTCCTCCACTTCCACTGTCTCTCCCGGGGAGGGTACGGCTACAGGTAGGCTAGTCTGAGTGTTTCACGGGTCTTAGTGACAGGTAAGAAAGGATCCGTTGTGTTCATTGTGTTGTGTCTGAGAGAACCCCCTCCCCATCCTTTAGACTTGATCTGATATcattcattgttttcaatacCCAAGGTGTCagaagattttctttctttcttctttctcctcAAACATATGTCCAAGAGTCATTCAGAGCCTAAGGGGGTCCCCGAAGGTCAGATTTTAACCCTAACGTGAAGTTACCGTTCAGTGTGATGGTCTTGAGGCGTTTTCTCGTTGCTTCGTAGTTTGTTGTCGCCGCTTCATGGCTCAAGAATGTTTCAAGAGAAATATGGTAGCAATGCCCTGGAGCTAAGGTG contains:
- the LOC140924968 gene encoding uncharacterized protein, which produces MLEIEMERRKFQKFPTSGSNEAVRHPVASARALTEQGAIVCQPTEEVDHPIHVRELREEQNPQQPGAIRGTQNGLMGPQGIPPLVAVVSRYPDLLVELPVKVIQLHSGSSQAMQYNAFDMQPYRELDRGRLRVNEGARPQARQNGTRYSVEETNQFHEQAQEDERMGAISLPLQIIINRLSPPEPKSSIGQNCGGKYIWKIEHFSQHLQDALNGIITSLESPPIYTGLQEYKFFMRIFLKGVNGGDGRHIGLFVGMMKGEYVTVLKWPFCGRISLTIKDQSTDVHGFRNDISGTFMANRNPGAFQKPAAAESGYTTLYGYAEFAPVATVCTQQYSKDDTVMVKIEIHKNI